A window of Rubricoccus marinus contains these coding sequences:
- the msrB gene encoding peptide-methionine (R)-S-oxide reductase MsrB produces the protein METTTKTSASGFDLTPLRGDARERAVEAAGLNAEERRILLDHGTERPGCGLLLDNKETGIYACNLCGLPLFESGSKFESGTGWPSFFQPVDPEHVREIVDTSMFMRRIETRCARCDGHLGHVFPDGPRPTGQRYCMNSAALEFFPEGQSPTQRTADDPTN, from the coding sequence ATGGAGACCACCACCAAAACCTCCGCCAGCGGCTTCGACCTCACGCCTCTTCGCGGCGACGCCCGCGAGCGCGCCGTCGAAGCCGCCGGGCTGAACGCCGAGGAGCGCCGCATCCTCTTGGACCACGGGACCGAGCGCCCCGGCTGCGGCCTTCTGCTGGACAACAAGGAGACCGGCATCTACGCCTGCAACCTGTGCGGCCTGCCGCTTTTCGAGAGCGGCAGCAAGTTCGAGTCCGGGACGGGATGGCCCAGCTTTTTCCAGCCCGTCGACCCCGAACACGTCCGCGAGATCGTGGACACGTCGATGTTCATGCGCCGCATCGAGACGCGGTGCGCGCGGTGCGACGGCCACCTCGGCCACGTCTTCCCGGACGGCCCCCGCCCCACGGGCCAGCGCTACTGCATGAACAGCGCCGCGCTGGAATTCTTCCCCGAAGGCCAGTCGCCCACGCAGCGGACGGCCGACGATCCGACCAACTAA